In one window of Bifidobacterium crudilactis DNA:
- a CDS encoding capsular polysaccharide synthesis protein produces MMSTIRRRLLRLMRYATDVSPLFLGIIALNYLAEVTNRILGTPYSTWINQQRNREFQRFLRREFGPFTDGWKGLEETAVAHGNISTAPIWMCWLQGEQNAPPFIATLIANTKAHAGTHPVHVVSLDTINQYVDISPRVLELYRQHNIGAAHFTDYIRFALLEQYGGCWLDATVLLTAPLPDEIFTRPFWNATGLNPNFPMEPKCVDITVWESYFMAAQPHSLLFKFLKAIYTEYFNRYDMVLEYLLINHFAKIAREDIPTISKEFNQLPPNNTECEMLRPQLEQAPTSQFWSLLTTLPRQTTVYKLSSSDSYARPDRMAPFIEAVESLRKAS; encoded by the coding sequence ATGATGTCAACTATACGCAGGCGGCTCTTGCGACTAATGAGATACGCTACAGATGTATCACCGCTGTTCTTAGGAATCATCGCTCTCAATTATTTGGCAGAAGTCACCAATCGGATACTTGGAACACCCTATTCAACATGGATAAACCAGCAAAGAAACCGTGAATTTCAACGTTTTCTGCGTCGTGAGTTTGGCCCCTTCACCGACGGGTGGAAAGGCCTGGAAGAAACCGCAGTCGCTCATGGCAACATTTCTACTGCGCCTATCTGGATGTGTTGGCTCCAAGGGGAGCAGAACGCTCCGCCTTTTATTGCGACCCTTATCGCCAACACCAAAGCCCACGCCGGCACACACCCCGTTCACGTCGTCTCACTCGACACCATCAACCAATACGTCGACATCAGTCCCCGTGTCCTCGAACTGTACAGACAACACAACATCGGAGCCGCACACTTTACCGATTACATTCGCTTCGCATTACTCGAACAGTATGGGGGTTGCTGGCTCGACGCGACGGTGCTCCTGACCGCACCATTGCCCGACGAGATATTCACCAGACCCTTCTGGAACGCCACAGGACTCAACCCGAATTTTCCCATGGAACCGAAATGCGTGGATATTACAGTGTGGGAGAGTTATTTCATGGCCGCCCAGCCGCACTCGCTGCTGTTCAAATTCCTCAAAGCAATCTACACCGAGTACTTCAACCGATACGACATGGTGCTCGAATACCTGCTCATCAACCACTTCGCCAAAATCGCACGAGAAGACATCCCCACCATCAGCAAAGAATTCAACCAACTCCCACCCAACAACACGGAATGCGAAATGCTCAGACCGCAACTCGAACAAGCTCCTACAAGCCAATTCTGGTCGCTGCTAACAACGTTACCCAGGCAAACCACAGTGTATAAGCTATCGTCGTCTGATTCTTATGCGAGACCTGACAGAATGGCGCCTTTCATCGAAGCTGTGGAATCTCTCAGAAAGGCATCATGA
- a CDS encoding capsular polysaccharide synthesis protein produces the protein MITAIRQKAHNLYYHSRQVSLWFYLLGRVTRVDRYAHKITNTYCRHRIHRYRDGLFQRFLRREFGPFVDQWKDLEETAVPFADPSTAPIWMFWLQGEKNAPPLIAALIANTKAHAGTHPVHVVSLDTINQYVEIDPQILKLYKQHKIGANVVANMLRFALLEEYGGCWLDATMLLTAPLPDEIFTRPFWNATGLNPATFFVPFCVDITVWESYFMAAQPHALLFKFLKAIYTEYFNRYDMVLEYLLINHFAKIAREDIPTISKEFNQLPPNNTECEMLRPRLIRAPSTEYRNILDALPADTYLFKLSHTEGDPYSRGNNVDALIQAIQELFTDTAIAKNSAH, from the coding sequence ATGATTACGGCAATAAGGCAAAAGGCTCACAACCTGTATTACCACTCACGGCAGGTTTCTCTCTGGTTCTATCTTCTTGGACGAGTGACCCGTGTAGATCGATACGCACATAAAATCACCAACACCTATTGCCGCCATAGGATTCACAGATACAGGGATGGTCTGTTTCAGCGGTTTTTGCGTCGCGAGTTTGGCCCTTTCGTCGACCAGTGGAAAGACTTGGAAGAGACCGCCGTCCCCTTCGCCGATCCTTCAACGGCACCCATCTGGATGTTCTGGCTACAAGGAGAGAAGAACGCACCTCCGCTCATCGCTGCCCTCATCGCCAACACCAAAGCCCACGCCGGCACACACCCCGTCCACGTGGTCTCACTCGACACCATCAACCAATACGTCGAAATCGACCCACAAATCCTCAAACTCTACAAACAACACAAAATCGGAGCAAATGTCGTAGCCAACATGCTCCGCTTCGCTCTCCTGGAAGAGTATGGTGGCTGTTGGCTTGACGCGACGATGCTCCTGACCGCACCATTGCCCGACGAGATATTCACCAGACCCTTCTGGAACGCGACAGGACTCAACCCTGCGACATTCTTCGTCCCATTTTGTGTTGATATTACGGTGTGGGAGAGTTATTTCATGGCCGCCCAGCCGCACGCATTGCTGTTCAAATTCCTCAAAGCAATCTACACCGAGTACTTCAACCGATACGACATGGTGCTCGAATACCTGCTCATCAACCACTTCGCCAAAATCGCACGAGAAGACATCCCCACCATCAGCAAAGAATTCAACCAACTCCCGCCCAACAACACGGAATGCGAAATGCTCAGACCCAGATTAATCCGTGCACCGTCAACTGAATACAGAAATATTCTTGATGCTTTGCCCGCCGATACATACCTCTTTAAGCTATCCCATACCGAGGGAGACCCTTACTCGCGCGGAAACAATGTTGATGCACTCATCCAAGCCATACAGGAACTATTCACCGATACGGCAATAGCGAAGAACAGCGCACATTGA
- a CDS encoding MATE family efflux transporter yields the protein MPRISCCPPLLNLGIFGGLGEYKAEFFVMFVLNVLTEYLSQVARALNKIKLIAGISIISSTIMGGAAAVFIAVLDWGVQGYWGSLIIGYGFSVFCYLFPGKIYLQIQLHLRDSGQLFIISKKMLRYCLPLVPDALLWWMSTSINRFFITGMLGVAATGLFAAAGKIPNILAAAYGLFSRAWQLSAYQEYGSKEAAHFFGTVFKSLNAVLTVCISALIILSPMLASILFQRQFYSAWTLAPLLLVAVYFSQLSSFYSTVYAASMRTSLIMKTTVVGAILCAGLTWLLIPKLGLQGASLALTVSNATVFGVRVIMARTIMKIPIDSFFFTIGALLLSIQAVSASFQVRGNTYLSLCIFFIIAVLAFIALRSDMKILLQRIRLPKK from the coding sequence ATGCCTCGCATCAGCTGCTGCCCTCCCCTGTTGAACTTGGGCATTTTTGGCGGATTAGGGGAATACAAAGCTGAGTTTTTTGTAATGTTTGTGCTCAATGTGCTGACAGAATATCTGAGCCAGGTCGCACGGGCGTTGAACAAAATCAAACTCATCGCGGGAATCTCAATTATCAGTTCGACAATAATGGGAGGGGCAGCGGCGGTTTTTATCGCCGTGTTGGATTGGGGAGTGCAAGGGTATTGGGGATCGCTGATAATCGGTTATGGTTTCAGCGTTTTCTGCTACCTCTTCCCGGGAAAGATATATCTCCAAATCCAACTGCACTTGAGAGATTCGGGGCAACTGTTCATCATCTCGAAAAAGATGCTTCGCTATTGCCTTCCACTGGTTCCCGATGCTCTGCTCTGGTGGATGAGCACCAGCATTAATCGTTTTTTCATCACGGGGATGCTGGGAGTTGCAGCAACCGGATTATTCGCCGCCGCTGGCAAAATTCCCAACATTCTTGCTGCCGCTTATGGACTGTTCTCTCGCGCATGGCAACTCTCGGCATATCAAGAGTATGGGAGCAAAGAAGCTGCACACTTTTTCGGGACCGTGTTCAAGAGCCTAAATGCAGTGCTCACTGTGTGCATATCGGCGCTTATCATACTTAGCCCAATGCTGGCTTCAATATTATTCCAGCGGCAATTTTATTCCGCTTGGACTTTAGCTCCGCTGTTACTCGTAGCCGTCTATTTCAGCCAACTCAGTTCATTCTATTCAACCGTGTACGCGGCAAGCATGAGGACATCACTTATTATGAAGACGACTGTTGTCGGGGCTATCCTATGTGCCGGTCTCACATGGTTACTAATACCCAAATTAGGGCTGCAAGGAGCCAGCCTGGCTCTTACTGTAAGCAACGCCACGGTTTTCGGTGTCCGCGTCATCATGGCACGTACAATTATGAAAATCCCGATCGATTCATTCTTCTTCACCATCGGGGCATTACTACTGTCCATTCAAGCGGTTAGCGCATCTTTTCAAGTGCGAGGCAATACCTACCTTTCACTATGCATTTTCTTCATCATTGCGGTCTTGGCATTTATCGCTCTCAGATCCGACATGAAGATACTGCTTCAGCGCATCCGATTGCCAAAGAAATAA
- a CDS encoding glycosyltransferase family 2 protein → MTAISIVIPVYNVEQYLEECIESVLTQDYEDFELLLIDDGSTDGSGIICDKAADKDTRVRVFHKQNGGVSDARNFGMERVRGQFALFVDADDTLHSSAMSKSMEVLASSESKADCLVFTYWLTDETGEHRYSDFEAGSFPQEGVVTGKQALEVLLKDKIQNYIWRILFAVSIWKSNTIVLPVGQIYEDVFALYRIFLGSRNVIFMNQCLYNYRQRSDSFMHRPSLSGVLQYRNAFIQRSHDLCAQIPGLSSLCRAQIYKAHYRVVIYMLRNGMMCNQQEIDLLRESIHALKSEKFRGDIPSVFSLKQKLTVSLLRYCPVNVLLGAIRLMRKRAHLG, encoded by the coding sequence ATGACAGCTATTTCGATAGTGATTCCCGTTTATAATGTTGAGCAATATCTCGAGGAATGCATTGAATCGGTGCTTACGCAAGACTATGAGGACTTCGAGCTCCTGCTCATCGATGATGGTTCTACTGATGGGTCGGGAATCATTTGCGATAAGGCTGCGGATAAGGACACCAGAGTTCGAGTGTTCCATAAACAGAATGGTGGTGTTTCAGATGCACGCAACTTCGGAATGGAGCGTGTGCGTGGGCAATTCGCCTTATTCGTAGACGCCGATGATACTTTGCATTCGTCCGCAATGAGCAAATCCATGGAGGTGTTGGCTTCCTCGGAATCGAAAGCCGATTGTTTGGTGTTCACCTATTGGTTGACTGATGAAACAGGTGAACACCGATATAGCGATTTCGAGGCGGGGTCATTTCCTCAAGAAGGAGTTGTCACCGGGAAACAGGCATTAGAGGTGCTGCTCAAGGATAAGATTCAGAATTATATTTGGAGAATATTATTCGCGGTGAGTATTTGGAAATCCAATACCATCGTTCTGCCGGTCGGGCAGATTTATGAAGATGTCTTTGCTCTGTATCGCATCTTCCTCGGTTCCCGAAATGTCATTTTCATGAACCAATGTTTGTATAACTACCGTCAACGAAGTGATTCTTTTATGCACAGGCCGTCCTTGAGCGGTGTTCTGCAATACAGGAACGCCTTCATTCAGCGGAGTCATGATCTGTGCGCGCAAATACCAGGGCTGTCCTCACTGTGTCGAGCGCAGATTTACAAGGCGCATTATCGTGTTGTCATATATATGCTTCGAAATGGCATGATGTGCAATCAACAGGAAATTGATTTGCTGCGTGAGTCGATTCACGCCCTGAAATCGGAAAAGTTCCGAGGGGATATACCCTCAGTTTTCTCTTTGAAACAGAAACTCACGGTGTCGTTGTTGAGATATTGCCCTGTGAACGTACTGTTGGGGGCAATCCGCCTCATGCGGAAAAGAGCCCACTTGGGGTGA
- a CDS encoding glycosyltransferase family 4 protein, producing MNSAKTRVSIVTSGYLPVPNTSGGAVEALDTMLIRQNERHPVFDFTVYSVRTPQAVDASLEYHRTQCVFIPIPIPIRAVDCCIYWGAKYILRKQKLMSYRFIAQRLWYIRAVAKKLANVSDDAAADAIIIENHATLFAVFKLFGNARRYAGKIYYHLHNEVTGTFGCTKEIRQVRKVLGVSQFIIDKLEERIGPLRKDQRAVWRNRVDTDAFNPDNPATQQAGIAWRRKLGIRSSETVFLFSGRLTPEKGAAELLEAFNQADIPDSRLVIAGSFFVDTDIVSPFEEHLRRLAERAGKRILFTGFVEYSQMPGIYALADICCLPSIWDDPAPLAVIEALASGRALITTRSGGIPEYVNEGRVAILERDEDLVRNLTAAMRELAAKKHMNLEAPDREAKCTSKPSARQEQYLLQLHQLLGC from the coding sequence ATGAACTCCGCAAAGACCAGGGTATCCATCGTCACTTCGGGCTACCTCCCCGTGCCGAATACCTCGGGCGGGGCGGTCGAAGCGCTTGACACGATGCTGATTCGTCAGAATGAGAGACATCCAGTCTTCGACTTCACCGTGTATTCGGTTCGGACCCCGCAGGCAGTCGACGCCTCACTGGAATACCACCGCACTCAGTGTGTTTTCATCCCCATACCCATCCCGATTCGGGCTGTGGACTGCTGCATCTACTGGGGCGCCAAATACATACTGCGCAAACAGAAACTCATGAGCTACCGTTTCATCGCGCAACGCTTGTGGTACATCCGTGCAGTGGCGAAGAAACTGGCAAATGTCAGCGATGATGCGGCAGCCGATGCCATCATCATTGAGAACCATGCGACGCTGTTCGCCGTGTTCAAGCTGTTCGGCAACGCGCGACGCTATGCAGGAAAGATTTACTACCATCTACACAATGAGGTCACCGGCACCTTCGGCTGTACCAAGGAAATACGGCAGGTGCGCAAGGTTCTGGGCGTCTCGCAGTTCATCATCGACAAACTTGAAGAGCGCATCGGCCCTCTTCGCAAGGACCAACGTGCGGTGTGGCGCAATCGCGTGGATACGGATGCCTTCAATCCCGATAATCCGGCGACGCAACAAGCGGGAATCGCATGGCGCCGGAAACTGGGTATCAGAAGCAGCGAAACGGTATTTCTGTTCAGCGGCCGGTTGACTCCGGAAAAGGGCGCGGCGGAACTGCTGGAGGCATTCAATCAGGCGGATATTCCAGATTCTCGTTTGGTGATCGCAGGCTCGTTTTTCGTCGACACCGACATCGTCAGTCCCTTCGAAGAGCATCTACGCAGACTCGCCGAACGCGCGGGCAAACGCATCCTGTTCACCGGATTCGTCGAGTACTCACAGATGCCCGGAATCTACGCGCTGGCGGACATCTGCTGCCTGCCGTCCATATGGGACGACCCTGCCCCGCTCGCCGTCATCGAAGCACTGGCCTCCGGGCGAGCGCTCATCACCACGCGCTCCGGAGGCATACCCGAATATGTCAACGAAGGCAGAGTGGCGATTCTCGAACGCGACGAAGACCTGGTCCGGAATCTGACTGCGGCGATGCGGGAGTTGGCGGCTAAAAAGCATATGAATCTCGAAGCACCCGACAGGGAAGCGAAGTGCACAAGCAAACCTTCGGCAAGGCAAGAACAGTATTTGCTCCAGCTGCATCAGCTTCTTGGGTGTTGA
- a CDS encoding glycosyltransferase, with translation MTISDDPPVRIAVVVGKMVGGGVESSVMNHYRHLDKSCVQFDFIVDADSSKVPLKEIERSGGRVFVIPPCRHVVTHVLACRRVFASTSPDIVHSHINALSVFPLLSARLAGVPIRIAHSHSASDPGEPLRNAVKSMLKTCSRLFPTHLAACSHHAASWLFGGRWRSIDEVHIVRNAIDLAEFTFSPRIRNRQRDALNLSPQQFTVACIGRLCTQKNQTFALKVFAGLLSQVPEAVLLVAGDGPMLVELRRLARDLHIDHAVRFLGVRDHISALYQACDALLFPSLYEGLGMAVIEAQATGLPVLASTAIPAEACIVPGAVERLPLRSDITQWSEHLANIATRQRMVTEFERNGHSRELAAAGYDIRQSAESLCRWYQSLAAEGQSQRSLANRVPVHIASPSANYRQESERLDDEHTDERSDACPDAFPPIQTVRRS, from the coding sequence ATGACCATCTCCGATGATCCCCCTGTTCGTATCGCCGTGGTGGTTGGCAAGATGGTGGGCGGTGGCGTTGAAAGCTCGGTGATGAATCACTACCGGCATCTTGACAAATCTTGCGTGCAGTTCGATTTCATCGTCGATGCTGATTCGTCGAAGGTCCCCCTCAAGGAGATTGAACGGTCCGGAGGTCGGGTGTTCGTTATTCCGCCCTGCAGGCATGTGGTGACGCACGTCCTGGCTTGCCGACGGGTGTTCGCCTCGACGTCACCCGACATCGTTCATTCGCATATCAATGCGCTGAGCGTATTCCCCCTGTTGTCGGCCAGACTCGCAGGCGTCCCCATTCGCATTGCGCACAGCCACAGCGCTTCCGACCCCGGCGAGCCTCTGCGAAATGCGGTTAAATCCATGCTGAAGACTTGCTCACGGCTCTTCCCCACGCATCTCGCAGCATGCTCGCACCATGCCGCGTCATGGCTCTTCGGCGGTCGGTGGAGAAGCATCGACGAGGTTCACATCGTCAGGAACGCCATCGACCTTGCGGAGTTCACCTTCTCGCCCCGGATACGCAATCGGCAACGAGACGCCCTGAACCTATCACCGCAGCAGTTCACCGTCGCCTGCATCGGACGACTTTGCACGCAGAAGAATCAGACCTTCGCCCTCAAGGTCTTCGCCGGACTGCTGTCTCAAGTGCCGGAAGCGGTGTTACTGGTAGCCGGGGATGGTCCGATGCTGGTCGAGTTACGCCGGCTGGCACGAGATTTGCATATCGACCACGCAGTGCGTTTCCTCGGTGTGCGAGACCATATCTCAGCGTTGTATCAGGCATGCGACGCCCTGTTGTTCCCGTCACTGTACGAAGGTCTCGGCATGGCTGTCATCGAAGCACAGGCAACGGGCCTGCCGGTTCTCGCCTCCACCGCCATCCCTGCCGAGGCATGCATCGTTCCCGGTGCAGTCGAGCGACTGCCGTTGAGATCCGACATCACACAGTGGAGCGAGCATCTGGCGAACATCGCCACGCGGCAACGCATGGTGACGGAATTCGAGAGGAACGGACACAGCAGAGAGCTTGCCGCCGCCGGCTACGACATCAGGCAGAGTGCGGAATCATTGTGTCGCTGGTATCAGAGTCTGGCCGCAGAAGGGCAGAGTCAACGTTCATTGGCAAATCGGGTGCCTGTCCACATCGCCTCGCCGTCAGCAAATTACCGACAGGAAAGCGAACGTCTGGATGACGAACACACAGACGAACGCTCTGATGCCTGCCCCGATGCGTTTCCACCCATACAGACGGTTCGGCGCTCATGA
- a CDS encoding polysaccharide biosynthesis tyrosine autokinase: MSSKDVKTGVTASVTTTRQYGEEPAGVSLMDLALSVRKHIVTAIVGFVVVLGAVGAYTLLATPKYTATAELFASYDFSAASAEDISAITMAGSYISNQIKSYPDLAKTQAVLDPVIRKLGLETTAKGLSEGITVTNPEDTLLVRVEVESDEAAQSQRIADSVAESLSEVVASSLYSTSNSLIKLEVVQHASLPQQPSTPNIKLNVLLGLVVGLMVGLAAAIVKDMADTRLHSAQDLEKLAHAALLGSIPESEVVVSKTPVVINEPGSLVSEEYRRIRSNLSFTLPVEGEQSRLIVLTSTDSGEGKTTTAVNLAVAFAENESRVLLIDADLRHSSVADKMNIDGTAGLSHVLSGQARVVDVVQTYWKPNLHIMPAGVRPPNASLLLNSATMQCLLGQALKQYDYVIVDTTPMSIAADASVFGRISDGIVLVAGRERCDIKELTAIVEQFDNAEVPILGTIFNFAERVKRHNGNYYYYASDRKSKRGSRPRQPKGDSSTRQ, translated from the coding sequence GTGAGTTCCAAAGATGTGAAAACCGGTGTGACGGCATCTGTGACGACGACTCGGCAATATGGCGAAGAACCTGCAGGGGTGTCTCTGATGGACCTGGCGCTCTCTGTGCGCAAACACATCGTCACCGCTATCGTGGGCTTCGTGGTCGTGCTGGGGGCGGTAGGTGCCTATACCCTCTTGGCCACGCCCAAGTACACGGCCACGGCGGAACTCTTTGCGAGCTATGACTTCAGCGCGGCCAGCGCAGAAGACATCTCTGCGATTACGATGGCAGGTTCCTATATCTCAAACCAGATAAAGTCATACCCTGACCTTGCCAAAACGCAGGCGGTGTTGGACCCCGTCATTCGCAAGCTGGGTTTGGAGACCACTGCCAAGGGGCTGTCCGAAGGCATCACGGTGACCAATCCGGAAGACACGCTGCTCGTTCGCGTGGAGGTTGAATCCGATGAGGCGGCGCAGTCGCAGCGAATAGCGGACTCTGTGGCCGAATCGCTGTCCGAGGTGGTGGCGTCGTCGTTGTATTCGACATCGAATTCGCTTATCAAACTGGAGGTTGTCCAACATGCGTCTTTGCCGCAGCAACCCAGCACGCCGAACATCAAACTCAATGTGCTGTTGGGGCTGGTCGTTGGTCTGATGGTCGGTCTTGCCGCCGCAATCGTGAAAGACATGGCGGACACGCGTTTGCATTCGGCTCAAGACCTCGAGAAGCTGGCGCATGCGGCTCTGTTGGGTTCCATCCCTGAAAGCGAAGTGGTCGTGAGCAAGACCCCCGTGGTCATCAATGAGCCTGGTTCCCTGGTGTCGGAAGAGTACAGGCGCATTCGCAGCAATCTGTCCTTCACCCTGCCGGTCGAGGGTGAGCAATCCAGGTTGATTGTTCTGACGTCGACTGATTCAGGTGAAGGCAAAACCACGACCGCGGTGAACCTGGCCGTTGCATTTGCCGAGAACGAAAGCCGCGTGTTGTTGATTGACGCCGATTTGCGGCATTCGTCGGTGGCCGACAAAATGAATATCGATGGCACGGCCGGCCTGTCGCATGTGCTGTCGGGCCAGGCGCGAGTGGTCGACGTGGTTCAGACCTATTGGAAACCCAATCTGCACATCATGCCTGCGGGCGTCAGACCTCCCAATGCGTCGCTTCTGTTGAATTCCGCCACGATGCAGTGCCTGTTGGGCCAGGCGCTCAAACAATACGACTATGTGATCGTTGACACCACGCCGATGTCCATCGCCGCAGACGCCAGCGTCTTCGGTCGCATCAGCGATGGCATTGTGCTGGTGGCAGGGCGGGAACGTTGCGATATCAAAGAACTAACAGCTATCGTCGAACAGTTCGACAATGCGGAAGTGCCTATTCTGGGCACCATCTTCAACTTTGCTGAACGCGTGAAAAGGCATAACGGCAACTATTACTATTACGCTTCCGACCGGAAATCGAAACGCGGAAGCCGCCCCCGCCAGCCCAAGGGTGATTCTTCGACACGGCAGTGA
- a CDS encoding arsenate reductase/protein-tyrosine-phosphatase family protein codes for MMRILLVCTGNICRSPIGEFLLRRYLEGTAISVASAGTHGLVNRPMNEFSNTILRQRGITETADFRSRRLTTPIAKSSDLILCFEQMQRRESIQLAPTMTRRTFAISNFVSILQHLTSTGQIRCTAPEERLFEILMQPLDPRLLTPNRNDIPDPFGQPFEVFTDIAERIEDALHTIAQTIRG; via the coding sequence ATGATGCGGATACTTCTGGTGTGCACAGGCAATATTTGCCGGTCCCCTATCGGGGAGTTCCTGCTTCGTCGATATCTCGAAGGAACCGCCATCTCGGTTGCCAGCGCCGGTACGCACGGCCTGGTGAATCGACCCATGAATGAATTCAGCAACACCATTCTCCGACAACGAGGAATCACCGAAACCGCCGATTTCCGCTCGCGCAGGCTCACCACGCCGATAGCCAAATCCTCTGACCTCATCCTGTGCTTTGAACAGATGCAACGTCGCGAAAGCATTCAGCTGGCACCGACCATGACGAGGAGGACCTTCGCCATCAGCAACTTCGTGAGCATCCTGCAACACCTGACATCGACCGGCCAAATCCGGTGCACCGCCCCCGAAGAACGCCTGTTCGAAATCCTCATGCAACCCCTCGACCCACGCTTGCTGACGCCGAACAGGAATGACATCCCAGACCCATTCGGGCAACCTTTCGAAGTATTCACAGATATCGCCGAACGAATCGAAGACGCTCTCCACACCATCGCGCAAACCATCAGAGGCTAG
- a CDS encoding DUF4012 domain-containing protein, giving the protein MFECIWHLSGFKNYQRCQSGVMCVEPYEPQSDKSHEKPGKDSELPGDLELRSESGARSESELSTAPETRRRRRNQERASRKRGCRHRGRLVGLFFGALLFAVFVCAMFFVYHAFSLKEHVTAVREEASALQSGLLTEERQQTARHLTVIASHLLAAEKDADSLSWRMASLAPYVGSDIRAVRTLAAGLGDIANNALPQLEQAVTIFSVQDVAIADGAVSLPNLAQAAPHLTEASTSIHLAAQRLTGMPEARVPELRSQIDEATELFRSVDAGIEAVANFAEIAPQMLGLNGEAQRSYLVLSQNNAELRPRGGMPGSWGIVTSENGKLGVEPFVSVGELGWMKEPVVKLSVEEEQLFTSKLARIGQDVNFTPDFPRTGEIAKAMWMERFGREVDGVIAIDPAALQHVLAVTGPVTLSDGTTLDGENAEEQLLHQIYLEKPVQQQDAFFAEAAAAAFTGLMTYRGSPLPCMLAIAQSASEGHVLLWSAHQDEQRVLNSTGISGVLVTETDDPRIGVYFTDQTQSKMDWFLRREVSIVSERVIDGAVREYEVEVSLSNTMTEEQVGVMPGYVLGGSSNSQLRPGSIDTAIYLYAPAGGGIVESQFSDGGGFDSISTHEGLTVGLKTVILEPGQSMVMKVHVQSAVGVLKEARLEQTPYTLGR; this is encoded by the coding sequence ATGTTCGAGTGCATCTGGCATCTGTCCGGATTCAAGAACTATCAGCGCTGTCAATCGGGGGTGATGTGTGTGGAGCCATATGAGCCGCAGTCGGATAAGTCGCATGAGAAGCCTGGCAAGGATTCGGAACTTCCTGGTGATTTGGAGCTCCGCAGTGAATCGGGAGCTCGCAGTGAGTCGGAATTGAGCACTGCACCGGAAACACGTCGACGCAGAAGGAATCAGGAACGGGCTTCTCGCAAGAGAGGCTGCAGACATCGGGGGAGGCTGGTCGGACTGTTCTTCGGAGCGTTGCTCTTTGCGGTTTTCGTATGCGCTATGTTTTTCGTCTACCATGCTTTCAGCCTGAAAGAGCACGTCACTGCTGTACGTGAAGAGGCATCCGCTCTGCAATCAGGTCTGCTGACCGAGGAGCGACAGCAGACCGCACGGCATCTTACGGTGATAGCCTCGCACCTCCTGGCGGCCGAAAAAGATGCGGACAGTCTGTCCTGGCGCATGGCGAGTCTGGCTCCTTATGTCGGTTCGGATATACGTGCAGTGAGGACGCTGGCCGCTGGTTTGGGCGATATCGCCAACAACGCTCTGCCTCAGCTCGAACAGGCTGTCACAATATTTTCCGTTCAGGATGTGGCGATAGCCGACGGTGCCGTCTCCCTGCCGAATCTTGCGCAGGCGGCTCCGCACCTCACAGAGGCGAGCACTTCCATACACCTCGCCGCACAGCGACTGACGGGCATGCCGGAAGCCAGAGTCCCCGAGTTGCGCAGCCAGATAGATGAGGCGACTGAACTGTTCCGGTCCGTTGATGCCGGTATCGAGGCTGTGGCGAATTTCGCCGAGATCGCTCCGCAGATGCTTGGTCTGAATGGTGAAGCGCAGAGAAGCTATCTGGTGCTGTCGCAGAACAACGCGGAACTGCGGCCTCGAGGAGGGATGCCCGGCTCATGGGGGATTGTGACCAGTGAGAACGGCAAGCTGGGCGTGGAACCCTTCGTGTCGGTCGGAGAACTCGGGTGGATGAAAGAGCCGGTGGTCAAACTCTCAGTGGAGGAGGAGCAGCTGTTCACCAGTAAGCTGGCGAGAATCGGGCAGGATGTCAACTTCACCCCCGACTTCCCGCGTACCGGTGAAATCGCCAAGGCCATGTGGATGGAACGATTCGGGCGCGAGGTCGACGGCGTGATAGCGATTGACCCTGCCGCCCTGCAACACGTATTGGCCGTCACGGGTCCGGTCACGCTCTCCGACGGTACGACCTTGGATGGGGAGAACGCGGAAGAACAGTTGTTGCATCAGATATATCTGGAGAAACCCGTACAGCAGCAGGACGCGTTCTTTGCCGAGGCTGCGGCAGCCGCATTCACTGGTCTTATGACGTATCGGGGAAGCCCTCTCCCCTGCATGCTTGCCATCGCCCAGTCTGCGTCCGAAGGGCATGTATTGCTTTGGAGCGCGCATCAGGACGAGCAGCGAGTACTGAATTCCACCGGCATTTCAGGCGTTCTGGTCACGGAAACCGACGACCCGCGTATAGGTGTCTATTTTACTGACCAGACACAGTCGAAGATGGATTGGTTCTTGCGTCGCGAGGTATCCATCGTCTCCGAACGGGTGATTGACGGTGCTGTTCGCGAATACGAGGTCGAAGTCTCGCTGAGTAATACGATGACCGAGGAACAGGTCGGCGTGATGCCGGGGTATGTTCTCGGAGGGTCGTCGAACAGTCAGCTGCGGCCCGGGTCCATAGATACGGCAATATACCTATATGCTCCGGCGGGCGGCGGAATAGTCGAATCGCAATTCTCCGATGGCGGCGGCTTCGACTCGATTTCCACTCACGAAGGTCTGACCGTGGGGTTGAAAACGGTGATACTGGAGCCGGGCCAGAGCATGGTCATGAAGGTTCATGTGCAGTCTGCCGTTGGTGTGCTGAAGGAGGCTCGTTTGGAGCAAACACCATATACCTTGGGCAGGTAG